In the genome of Pseudomonas protegens, one region contains:
- the rseP gene encoding sigma E protease regulator RseP → MSALYMIVGTLVALGVLVTFHEFGHFWVARRCGVKVLRFSVGFGMPLLRWHDRRGTEFVIAAIPLGGYVKMLDEREGDVAVEELDQSFNRKSVRQRIAIVAAGPIANFLLALVFFWGLAMLGSQQVRPVIGDVEAGSIAAQAGLAAGQEIIAIDGEPTSGWAAVNLQLVRRLGESGALQVLVREQGATAESPRQLVLDKWLKGADEPDPIRSLGIRPWRPALPPVLAELDPKGPAQAAGLKSGDRLLALDGQSLNDWQQVVDWVRTHPGSKIVLQVERDGARVEIPVTLASRGESKAPSGYLGAGVKAVDWPPEMLREVSYGPLEAIGEGARRTWTMSVLTLESLKKMLFGELSVKNLSGPITIAKVAGASAQSGIADFLNFLAYLSISLGVLNLLPIPVLDGGHLLFYLIEWARGRPLSDRVQGWGIQIGISLVVGVMLLALVNDLGRL, encoded by the coding sequence ATGAGCGCGCTCTATATGATTGTCGGCACCCTGGTAGCCCTGGGCGTGCTGGTCACCTTCCACGAATTCGGCCACTTCTGGGTCGCCCGCCGCTGTGGCGTCAAGGTACTGCGCTTCTCCGTGGGCTTCGGCATGCCGCTGCTGCGCTGGCACGATCGTCGTGGCACTGAGTTCGTGATCGCCGCCATTCCGCTGGGCGGTTACGTGAAAATGCTCGATGAGCGTGAAGGCGATGTGGCGGTCGAGGAGCTGGATCAATCCTTCAATCGCAAATCGGTTCGCCAGCGTATCGCCATTGTCGCCGCAGGTCCGATTGCCAATTTCCTCCTGGCGCTGGTGTTCTTCTGGGGCCTGGCGATGCTGGGCAGCCAACAGGTGCGGCCGGTTATCGGTGATGTCGAGGCGGGTAGTATCGCCGCGCAGGCCGGTCTTGCCGCCGGTCAGGAAATCATCGCTATCGATGGTGAACCGACCTCCGGCTGGGCTGCGGTCAATCTGCAGTTGGTGCGTCGTTTGGGTGAAAGTGGCGCTCTGCAGGTGTTGGTGCGCGAGCAGGGCGCGACTGCGGAGTCGCCCCGTCAACTGGTGTTGGACAAGTGGCTCAAGGGGGCTGATGAGCCGGACCCTATCCGTTCCCTGGGGATTCGCCCATGGCGGCCGGCGTTGCCGCCGGTGCTGGCTGAGCTGGACCCGAAAGGCCCGGCCCAGGCCGCGGGCCTGAAAAGTGGTGATCGTCTGCTGGCCCTTGATGGGCAGTCGCTCAATGACTGGCAGCAAGTGGTCGATTGGGTGCGGACGCATCCTGGCAGCAAGATTGTGCTGCAAGTGGAGCGCGATGGTGCTCGAGTCGAGATCCCGGTAACTTTGGCCAGTCGCGGCGAAAGCAAGGCGCCCAGCGGTTACCTTGGGGCCGGGGTGAAGGCGGTAGACTGGCCGCCGGAGATGCTCCGCGAGGTCAGTTACGGTCCGCTTGAGGCCATTGGCGAAGGGGCCCGGCGGACCTGGACCATGAGCGTCCTGACCCTGGAATCACTGAAGAAAATGTTGTTCGGCGAGCTCTCGGTAAAAAACTTGAGTGGACCGATAACCATTGCTAAAGTGGCGGGCGCTTCTGCCCAGTCGGGCATTGCTGATTTCTTGAATTTCCTTGCTTATCTGAGTATTAGCCTGGGTGTTCTGAATTTGTTGCCCATCCCGGTACTGGATGGGGGGCATTTGTTGTTTTATCTGATCGAGTGGGCGCGTGGTCGTCCCTTGTCGGATCGGGTGCAAGGTTGGGGGATACAGATCGGTATCAGCTTGGTGGTCGGAGTCATGCTGCTTGCTCTGGTCAACGATCTGGGTCGTCTGTAA
- the ispC gene encoding 1-deoxy-D-xylulose-5-phosphate reductoisomerase — MSAVQQVTVLGATGSIGLSTLDVIARHPERYQVFALTGFSRLAELLALCIRHVPRFAVVPEVAAASRLQEELRAAGLSTQVLVGEQGLCDVASAPEVDAVMAAIVGAAGLHPTLAAVEAGKKILLANKEALVMSGALFMQAVGKSGSVLLPIDSEHNAIFQCMPADFSRGLGAIGVRRILLTASGGPFRQTPLAELERVSPEQACAHPNWSMGRKISVDSASMMNKGLELIEACWLFDARPSQVEVVVHPQSVIHSLVDYVDGSVLAQLGNPDMRTPIANALAWPERIDSGVAPLDLFAIARLDFEAPDEQRFPCLRLARQAAEAGGSAPAMLNAANEVAVSAFLERRIRYPEIASIIDEVLVREPVVSVNELDAVFAADAKARSLAEQWLQRNGR; from the coding sequence GTGAGTGCTGTCCAGCAGGTAACGGTTCTGGGGGCTACGGGTTCCATAGGTCTGAGCACCTTGGACGTGATTGCCCGTCATCCGGAGCGCTATCAGGTGTTTGCCCTCACCGGGTTCAGTCGTCTGGCGGAGTTGCTGGCATTGTGCATTCGCCACGTGCCGCGCTTTGCGGTGGTGCCGGAGGTGGCCGCCGCCAGCCGCTTGCAGGAAGAGCTGCGGGCTGCCGGTCTGTCGACCCAGGTTCTGGTGGGTGAGCAAGGTTTGTGTGACGTCGCGTCGGCGCCTGAGGTCGATGCGGTGATGGCGGCGATTGTCGGGGCGGCGGGTTTGCATCCGACCCTGGCCGCTGTAGAGGCTGGCAAGAAGATTCTGCTGGCCAACAAGGAAGCGTTGGTGATGTCCGGCGCGCTGTTCATGCAGGCGGTGGGCAAGAGTGGTTCGGTGCTGCTGCCCATCGACAGCGAGCACAATGCGATCTTTCAGTGCATGCCCGCCGACTTCTCTCGGGGTTTGGGGGCAATCGGGGTGCGACGGATTCTGCTGACGGCCTCAGGCGGTCCATTCCGTCAGACGCCGCTGGCCGAGCTTGAGCGTGTCTCGCCCGAGCAGGCGTGTGCCCATCCGAACTGGTCCATGGGGCGCAAGATTTCCGTGGATTCGGCGAGCATGATGAACAAGGGCCTGGAGCTGATCGAGGCCTGCTGGTTGTTCGATGCCAGGCCTTCACAGGTTGAAGTGGTGGTGCATCCCCAGAGCGTGATTCACTCCCTGGTGGATTATGTCGACGGTTCGGTGCTGGCGCAGTTGGGTAATCCTGATATGCGCACGCCGATCGCCAATGCCCTGGCCTGGCCGGAGCGTATCGACTCCGGTGTTGCGCCGCTGGATCTGTTTGCGATTGCCCGTCTGGACTTCGAAGCGCCCGACGAGCAGCGGTTTCCTTGTCTGCGGCTGGCGCGTCAGGCTGCCGAGGCGGGAGGCAGTGCCCCGGCGATGCTCAATGCAGCCAACGAAGTGGCGGTTTCGGCGTTTCTCGAACGGCGCATCCGTTATCCGGAAATCGCGAGTATCATCGACGAAGTTTTGGTCCGTGAGCCTGTAGTCTCAGTCAATGAACTCGATGCGGTGTTTGCGGCGGACGCCAAGGCCCGGAGCCTGGCGGAACAATGGTTGCAGCGTAACGGGCGATAG
- a CDS encoding phosphatidate cytidylyltransferase, with protein MLKQRIITALILLPIALCGFFLLEGSGFALFIGLVVSLGAWEWARLAGFEAQPARVAFALVVAAMLLLMHLAPGVAPWVLGAAVLWWAVATFLVLTYPRTSEHWSGVAPKLVIGLLILLPAWQGLVFIKQLPLGNWLIMSVMVLVWGADIGAYFSGKAFGKRKLAPQVSPGKSWEGVYGGLALSLVITAVVGLVRDWSVGQILLGLLGAAIVVFISVVGDLTESMFKRQSGIKDSSNLLPGHGGVLDRIDSLTAAIPVFAVLLWVAGL; from the coding sequence ATGCTTAAACAACGAATCATTACGGCACTGATCCTGCTGCCGATCGCTCTGTGCGGGTTTTTCCTGCTGGAAGGGTCGGGGTTTGCCCTGTTCATCGGTCTGGTGGTGAGCCTGGGAGCCTGGGAATGGGCGCGCCTGGCTGGCTTCGAAGCGCAGCCGGCTCGGGTCGCCTTTGCCCTGGTGGTGGCGGCGATGCTGTTGCTCATGCACCTGGCTCCGGGCGTTGCGCCTTGGGTGCTGGGCGCCGCGGTGCTGTGGTGGGCGGTGGCGACGTTCCTGGTGCTGACTTATCCGCGCACCAGCGAGCACTGGTCGGGAGTCGCGCCCAAGCTGGTGATTGGTCTGTTGATCCTGTTGCCAGCCTGGCAGGGCCTGGTGTTCATCAAGCAGCTGCCACTGGGTAACTGGTTGATCATGTCGGTCATGGTGCTGGTGTGGGGCGCGGACATTGGTGCCTATTTTTCCGGCAAGGCTTTCGGCAAGCGCAAGCTGGCGCCCCAGGTCAGTCCTGGCAAGAGCTGGGAAGGCGTGTATGGCGGCCTGGCCTTGAGCCTGGTGATCACCGCTGTGGTCGGGCTGGTGCGTGACTGGAGTGTCGGGCAGATTCTGCTGGGGCTGCTGGGAGCAGCCATCGTGGTGTTTATTTCCGTGGTCGGTGATCTGACCGAGAGCATGTTCAAGCGTCAGTCGGGCATCAAGGACAGCAGTAACCTGTTGCCGGGTCATGGTGGCGTGCTCGATCGGATCGACAGCCTGACGGCGGCTATCCCGGTTTTTGCGGTGCTGCTGTGGGTGGCCGGACTGTGA
- the uppS gene encoding polyprenyl diphosphate synthase, whose translation MEKTKQSVLSSVPRHVAIIMDGNNRWAKKRFMPGVAGHKAGVDAVRAVIEVCAEAKVEVLTLFAFSSENWQRPADEVSALMDLFFKALRREAKRLNENNISLRIIGDRSRFHPELQAAMREAEAITAGPDRFILQIAANYGGQWDIAQAAQRLAREVQAGHLRPEDITPGLLQTCLATGDLPLPDLCIRTGGEHRISNFLLWQLAYAELYFSDLFWPDFKHEAMRNALADYASRQRRFGKTSEQVEAGARV comes from the coding sequence ATGGAAAAGACCAAGCAGTCCGTGTTGTCCTCGGTGCCGCGCCATGTCGCGATCATCATGGACGGAAATAACCGCTGGGCCAAAAAACGCTTCATGCCGGGTGTTGCCGGGCATAAGGCGGGTGTCGATGCGGTACGTGCAGTGATCGAAGTGTGCGCTGAGGCCAAGGTCGAGGTGCTGACCCTGTTTGCCTTTTCCAGTGAAAACTGGCAACGCCCGGCTGATGAAGTCAGCGCCTTGATGGACCTGTTCTTCAAGGCGTTGCGTCGTGAGGCCAAGCGCCTCAACGAGAACAACATCAGCTTGCGGATCATTGGCGATCGTTCGCGCTTTCATCCCGAACTGCAGGCGGCGATGCGCGAGGCGGAAGCCATTACCGCCGGTCCTGATCGTTTCATCCTGCAGATTGCCGCCAACTATGGCGGGCAGTGGGATATCGCCCAGGCAGCCCAGCGCCTGGCGCGCGAGGTCCAGGCCGGTCATCTGCGGCCCGAGGACATCACTCCGGGCCTGTTGCAGACCTGTCTGGCAACCGGCGATCTGCCATTGCCGGACTTGTGCATCCGTACCGGCGGCGAACATCGCATCAGTAACTTCCTGCTGTGGCAACTGGCCTATGCCGAGTTGTATTTCTCCGACCTGTTCTGGCCGGACTTCAAACACGAAGCCATGCGCAATGCGCTGGCCGATTACGCATCTCGCCAGCGGCGCTTCGGTAAGACGAGCGAGCAGGTCGAGGCTGGAGCCCGGGTTTAA
- the frr gene encoding ribosome recycling factor has product MINEIKKDAQERMKKSLESLAHAFGQIRTGKAHPSILGSVMVPYYGTDTPLSGVANVTVKDSQTLQVVPFERNMLGAIDKAIGSAGLNLNPTNLGELLLIKMAPLTEETRKGFTKQARAAAEDARVAVRNIRRDALGELKKLTKDKEISEDEERRGSAEIDKLIKDFEAQIAKATEEKEKDLMAV; this is encoded by the coding sequence CAGGAACGCATGAAGAAGTCCCTGGAATCGCTGGCCCATGCATTCGGCCAGATCCGCACCGGCAAGGCGCACCCCAGTATCCTGGGCAGCGTGATGGTGCCTTACTACGGTACCGACACGCCGTTGAGCGGCGTTGCCAACGTGACCGTGAAAGACTCCCAGACTCTGCAGGTCGTGCCGTTCGAGCGCAACATGCTCGGCGCCATCGACAAGGCCATTGGCAGTGCCGGTCTTAACCTCAACCCGACCAACCTGGGCGAGCTGCTGCTGATCAAGATGGCGCCGCTGACCGAGGAAACCCGCAAGGGCTTCACCAAGCAGGCGCGTGCCGCCGCCGAGGACGCACGGGTTGCTGTGCGCAACATTCGTCGCGATGCCCTGGGCGAGTTGAAGAAGCTGACCAAGGACAAGGAAATCAGCGAAGACGAAGAGCGCCGTGGCAGCGCCGAAATCGACAAGCTGATCAAGGACTTTGAAGCTCAGATCGCCAAGGCGACTGAGGAAAAAGAAAAGGACTTGATGGCCGTTTAA